In Sardina pilchardus chromosome 8, fSarPil1.1, whole genome shotgun sequence, the genomic window TGGGTTGCGATTCGTCCTCGTCACTAGATAATGTGAGGTCTTTGCTAGGGATTGAAACGATTGGGGGTGGGAGTGAAGCCTCCTTGTCATCAAGGTCGAGGTCATCCTGAAACTCCGCCACCATTGGGTTTCCTCCTTCTCCATCACTTTGAATAAAAACAACAGCATatgatgaataaaaaaaacagcatttaCATGGTCCACCTGGAAGTTCCCATATATTTCTAATTGAATATATGCCACAGCTCTTAGCTATGCACAAGCAAAAAAACTACATTCGGTAAAATGTTGAGTACTACTAAGTGTTATGCAGTTACCAATTGCTAAAGTGAAGTGACACTAATGATTGCTGAATCATCAACCATAAACATTAGCCTAAACATTAGCCCAAAAGTAcctcattatcattatcatcactCAAAATCATTACAATAAGAATGTCGGTCAAGACATGTTTCAATGTCGAAATAATAACCCCTCCCCCAAAGACCCATATCAAAGGTGAATATATTTAAATGAGCACTTTTAGTTAGTCAGATTCTGCAGTGGAGTCATTCATCAGACCTCCAGTGAATCCACAGTGCTTCCTACCTGTCACTGTCCACTGGAGCCACGGGTGTGGGAGCCACGCTGGCTTTGGGTGGAATGCTCTCCTCCAGGAAGCTCCGGTCCAGCCCCTCGTCTGGCACAAAGTCATCCACATTCTGGACCTTCTCTGGACACACTGGAGCAGGAGGCTCTGAAGACAGGAATCACACAAAATCTACAGTGAAAGTCACCAAGAACAAAACCTCCACTCCTGGATTATGGTGTATATTCCCATCTCATACGTTTTATTACAAAGGTTAAATATCACACAATCAAATTGTATACACTTTAAGGGCATATTGTTCAAATTCACCTGTGTGAAAAGTTAGGTAAGCAATCCTAAATCTGACATGGATTTTGGTTGCTGGGTAGAAATGTAGGATTAAGCACTAAAAAGGGTAGGCCACATTTTTAGACTGAAAAGACGACACATCCAGTTGTGAAGCTAAGCATTTCAACATGAGCCATTTCTCAAACCTCTCCTTTTAATGTATTGCCGGCACAATGGCTTCCATTGATTGGGAGTCTGCTGACAGCATTTCTCTGAGGCAAAAAGAAGGCAACCCTCCACTGGGTGAAAACATCTGACTCAGAACTACAAGTAGCTTATCCCCCTCTCTGCAAGTTCCACATTGCTGCCAAGCGGACCATGAAGACTATTGTTAGCACTTTGAAGTTTTTGTGCCTGTCTGTGCAAGGGAACCAAATCCTCTGCACGCCCTAGCAGAGCATACACGATTTTACACACTGCAATCCACAACACTTGACCCGTTACATTTCTTGCAAATACCAAAAATCTAAAACTACTTGGCTGACTCCCATTAACAATGATACCAAAGTATAACAAAGCTACATCAAAGTGCAGCGTGTGCTGCCTTTTACTGCTACCTCAGGTTACCAGGTGCTGGTGAGTGCAGGAACATGAGAATCAAAAAGTCAAAGTAGTCACCGCACACTGGAACACTTATTGTAGCAAGAGCCAACAACACGTCTTCACGGGGAGAGGAATCGAGGAGGCAAACAAGAGAAACGTGTTGTAACTTGACTTTGCTCTTGATAAAATAAATCAGTTAAGTATTCCAGTGTGTGGTgagtgactgttttttttttgtgatttcttCAAAGTGCATTCACACTGTTGGCAGTTTGGGAACTAATCAGGAATGGCCAGAGGTGGACCACCCTGGCTTCAAGAAAGTCTTGTATTCCTTCtgtctgtgcacttaacactgGTAATTTCACCAACTGGCTGACCAACTTGACTGAGGAGTTGTGCTGGTTTACaaaatggttggaacaaatcattggcaggacttttaatttctgaacCTGGGATGTCCACTTCTGGGAACGGCAGTCATCTGGCTCACCTGGCTTGGCAGCAGGGGGTTCCGGGGCGGGGGACGACCCAAACAGCCGGGATATGATGCCACGCTTCTGGGGAGGCGCGGCCACAGGCGCGTCAGGTGCTggtgcggaggaggaggaggaggaaggggaaggggCGGGCGCTGGGCGCTCGGGAGACTGGAGGTCGGCCGGAGGAGGTGGCGACGCCGCTGCGCTGGAGGGCTCGGGCGGCGAGGAGGTCGGAGAGGAGGTCGGCGGAGACTGCTGCGCCTGGGCCGGGATGGGGGGCTGCGGAGTGCCGGGGCTGGAGCTGTCCGTGGAGTCCCTGCTGggcggggggacgggggactGGGACCCTGAGGACGGGCTCTGTCCATTGGCACGGCCGGGGGAGCTGTACCCTTTACCACGAGAGTCCATCACCTCCAGGAAGCTGCCAATCCACAGCACAGACAACATCAACAAGTTGCCATCCGTAATAAGACACAACCACTCTACTTGAGCTTGTATACATTCAAATGTGGACATTTCACATCATTTCTCTCAATACCAAAGCATTGCAGAGCTCGTTATCTATAATGAACTgaagcagagaaaagaaaaggaaaaaaaaaaaaaacccaaacagcacaacacataaAGGTGGGTCATTACATCTCGTAGTTCTGGTCCTCGGTCTCCTGCTGCACGCACAGCTCCTCCAGCGTAGCGTCAATGTCCAGCTGATTGGTCTCGAGCTGCCGCAGCAAAGTCTCCCTCTGCACAGACCAGAGCACGGCAGGGGCGGCGGTGAGAACAATCAAGTGACTGTGCCCCCGAGGCAGCCTCTCACTACTGCACAGCCCCCGTCAACAGCTACCagcgcgcgcgcgagagagagagagagagagagccggcgGATCTAGACTAGCATATTAAATAACCAGCCGACACATAAGGAGGCCACTGATAGACTCGCTAGTGGTTTCATCTTCTCAGCACgtggttccacacacacacacacacacacacacacacacacacacacacacacacacacacacacacacacacacacacacacacacacacacacacacacacacacacacacacacacacacacacacacagtcttgacTGGCTCTAGGCTTACGGCAGGATAATCTATCACCTGTGTTGTTTTCCACTCCAACCAAATCAATAATGAAGGACATCTTAAGACAACGCTGCTCCTGACACAGCTCATGTGACTGTAATGGAGTATGGGTTCAACAAACATGTCGTTGAAAAATATAATCtaaaatactttaaaaaaatagCTTCAGGCATGAGTCTTGTCACATATGTGGAATGGGATGCTGAGAGGGTTTACCTGTAGTTGTAAGAAAGGAATGTTGAAAAATCTGTGTAGGTATTTGAGGCCAAATCCATTCTTCATGGAGGATTCAGCGTAGTGGATGTAAGATGAGCCTAGTGGCCTACGAAAAGACAAGGGCACACGCACAAAACTTACTCATACGCTCCACGTTTTGGTTAGCTTATAGCCTCGCCACCAAAATCTCCACACCCCTTCCTTACCTGTTGAGGTCCGCAATGAAATTGCGGATGTCGTCCGGCAGAACGATGCGGTGTTCACCCATGTCACGGTGGTTGCCGAGGACGCACACCGGCACGTGGTGAGGCACCTTCGGTAGCTCTCGTAAAATGTAGTTGTACGTCCTGCAGAGAATAAAGGCACAATGTGGTGTGATTCTTGTCACAGTGTGTTCAAATGGCAGGACTTGTGTGCGTTCAAAtacagagtgtgtctgtgtgtgtgtgtgtgtgtgtggtgttattaCCATTGTTTGGTGATGTCAAACATCATGATCACACCATTGCAGTTCTTGTAAACATCCAGAAATTCTGCGTCCAAAGCCACTTCTTTGTCCGATTGCTACAGTGATGGAAATGATGACAGAACAATTAAACTCAATCAAAGGACATCAACTGACATGGCGTTAAGAATATCGAAGAAAGTGATCCTTCAGTATTTTCCAATACTTGCCTCTTGAGGTTCGTTCTCTAATTTCAGGTTATcacctttcttttttccttttcctgtgatatttaaaacaaaataaaaatacagatATGTTCTCAGGTCAAAATGGCAAAAGTCATTCCAAATCTCTAGTATGTTAATACACACATATGGGGCAAATCTTTTATGAAACCTTAGTATAACTTCAAGAATATGTGAACTTCAAACCTGCATTTCAGGGAAACAGTCAGAGACTAATTTCACTGATTACTTCTTAAGGTTTAAAGAGTATTAAGGAAATACAGGAATAAAGTATATTGGCGTAAAACATGTTAGTGCCATCAAATTGCAATGGATGAGCAATTTCACTTATacattaaaatacatataacTATTTCTCTGTTCACACAATGGACAGCGAAATAGTTATGCCTTTCATTTGGCACTGGTAAAACTCGTGGCATTATAAAGTGCAATTAGACAGGTGCTTAAGCCATTCATGTTTACTGCTTCAATGCAGCATTGGATTACACTGGATATTATAACCACGGCCATTCATATGTATTAGAAAAGCATATGCTCTGTGGCTTTGGAAGTGGAACATCAATGAGGGATATCACTGACACAGTGAAAATTCCTAAAATATGAAACATTCAACAAGAATTTCAATAGAGAGATGGTGAATCTAATTTGACCATCTGAGGACAACACATTAGGCGAAAAGCAAAGACAAGTGTCAAAGCCAACAGATGAGCACTGTGTGGATGCTGTCTAAACTATACTGTGCTCAAACAAAGTTCAAACAGAAAATCTGTCTGAACGTTAGCTGTGCCACATCTGTGAGCAGGCCAGGGTATAGTAGCAGTGAGACGGCACAGGCAACACTTAGCATTAAGGCACACCGCAGTGAACACAGTTAGCTCACACTCAAACCTCTACAAGCTACGATCACTCTCACCTACACCTTCAGGAAGAGGATATTTTTGGCCTTGATGAGTTATGCGTTTGGGCAAAGGAAGAGAAAAACTCCATTGTTAATAGTACACATTATCCTTATACATCTACACAACAGCTTCAGATCAAGAGTCAAAGGTAAATAACATAGTCATGAGGCACTCAACACATTGCATTACTGACTCACCTTTATCCACCACATCCCACACTTCCACCTTGACCACATCATCAGTTGCTATGGAACAGAGAATTGGGGAAATTGGGGCAATCAAAGAAATGAAATGATCTTTATACAAGTTATTGTGCTGCATTGAATCTGTCAGTATTAGTTTCCCCCCGAAGGAGTTGGAATTCCATGGATTCTTTTGACTACTAATTCTACAGTCACATGCACTAGGGGATGACATTAGCTCAGAAAAAAACTACAAAGAACAGCCTACTTGCTTTTCTAATGAAACAGTATAATTATAATGAAAAGGGATTCACAACTGACTAAACCAAATTAAATACTAATGATAATCAACTAGACTACTTGATCTAAACTGCTGAACTGTGAAAGAAGGGTttgtgtagctttttttttttttttattcattataGATATTTGTCATATCTATAAGAGGTCAGCAATATTTTCAGCAAAAGCCTACATTTGTACCATTACAGATCTATAATCAGTCCTATTTCTATAGAGGACACCAACATACTAGTGATAGTTTTGTTGAAATTATTTTACCTTGGTTGGCACCTAAATTGGATATAATTcgataaatgaatgaaaggcaTGGTTCAAATAAAAATGGAAATTTAAACAACTTCAAAACAActgatgacaacaacaacaaaaaaataccacaaacacagagcacagacaAACTACACTTTGGTTGGGAATGCAGGCTACTGCCAGCTCATGTTGTACAGTGAAGAAGGGTCTTTacggatcccgggtacaacatgtgGTACTTTTTGAGACTGCTGCCAGCCAACTGTGCATTGTTATTATATCCTGCATCAAGTTATGTAATGTTCTATAGGCTTGTCAGTCCAAGTGACTGAGAAATCCCCTACTTATAGGAAATGGAATAAAACATGTCTCCTGTGCATATCTGAAATTACTATTCAAAATGCATCCATTTTTTTCACATGTGTAacacgaaaacacacaaaattacaATAAAACACCCAAGTCTAATCAGCCCGTATGTAAAGAGCAGCATTCAAACAGGATGAAACCCTAACCAGCCTACTTCATGACTGTGCTAGCCACCAGGCCCACTTACTTTTGTAACTCCAGTGGATGCTAGTGACCTGGATCTCCTGAGTAGGAATGTACTCCTCTACAAACTTCTGTCCCTGAAGTCGTTGCCACAAGGTGCTCTTCCCTGTGTTTCGGTCTCCACGAATAACAATTTTCACTTGAAAGAGAGGACAGCAAAAAGGTGGTATGAAATACATGAAATTACCATATGATTTTTCCTCCTGCTAACTATGAAGATTCATGATAATCTGCACGATTAACAAATTCAAAATGCATATGCTCATTTCAACAATGGAGCAGGAGAGCAGAGGTACTCACTGTTGTATTGAACACCCTTTGCAAAGCGCCTTTGTAAGCTTTGGTTCATTGACTGAAGACCTGCAGGGATGTTCTTGTCTTTAGGTGGCACAGGCTCGGAGCCAACCAACTTCTTCAGTGCAGAAAACATTTTGATGGAGGACTAACTGAACCACACTTTGGTATTGTGAAAATGGATTTGATCTGGTTCTCAACTAATGACTGTCACTGTGTTAGACATTTGGAGTCAGTACATTTTCCCACAGCAAAATGGGAGTGACAAAATGTAGTGTTCCATAGTGTAATGTTTGTTTTGGATGTAAGCCATGTAGATGGTCATATCATTGAACTTGAAGTAAACTGTTTTCTGCGTTCCAAATCATGTCTGTGTATCTGCTTTCATTGGCAATGCTCTGCAAGAAGACCACAAAAGATTGCCCAGTCAAATCAATGAATAACGGTGCAATGTTTTCAATAACACTTCACAACGGTGTAATGTTTTCAATACTATTTTTCACAGAGAA contains:
- the rabl6b gene encoding rab-like protein 6 isoform X1: MFSALKKLVGSEPVPPKDKNIPAGLQSMNQSLQRRFAKGVQYNMKIVIRGDRNTGKSTLWQRLQGQKFVEEYIPTQEIQVTSIHWSYKTTDDVVKVEVWDVVDKGQKYPLPEGVGKGKKKGDNLKLENEPQEQSDKEVALDAEFLDVYKNCNGVIMMFDITKQWTYNYILRELPKVPHHVPVCVLGNHRDMGEHRIVLPDDIRNFIADLNRPLGSSYIHYAESSMKNGFGLKYLHRFFNIPFLQLQRETLLRQLETNQLDIDATLEELCVQQETEDQNYEIFLEVMDSRGKGYSSPGRANGQSPSSGSQSPVPPPSRDSTDSSSPGTPQPPIPAQAQQSPPTSSPTSSPPEPSSAAASPPPPADLQSPERPAPAPSPSSSSSSAPAPDAPVAAPPQKRGIISRLFGSSPAPEPPAAKPEPPAPVCPEKVQNVDDFVPDEGLDRSFLEESIPPKASVAPTPVAPVDSDSDGEGGNPMVAEFQDDLDLDDKEASLPPPIVSIPSKDLTLSSDEDESQPKVTVALDEDLEPELQNPLEDLSSLSLQGAESQSTAPEAMPALAALTTHAEQIKMDTQAPEPAILVPSSAAAPAQPANQSKRRVEKAACALGESSDSDGDAPVAKQMLSYVMDDPDFESEESDTQKVVKESFPVRNDLSDLSDDDLIPSKMLEPMKPTPLSFKTKNENDLFGLGFEEKVTKTKDSSDEQDVKEKKHSTKEKKKKKKKSKEEEEKSSKKKQKHKKKEKDEAGTGDEKDKKKKKSRPKKTGDLDDLESFLAGGEESAKRDEGDYEEL
- the rabl6b gene encoding rab-like protein 6 isoform X2; amino-acid sequence: MFSALKKLVGSEPVPPKDKNIPAGLQSMNQSLQRRFAKGVQYNMKIVIRGDRNTGKSTLWQRLQGQKFVEEYIPTQEIQVTSIHWSYKTTDDVVKVEVWDVVDKGKGKKKGDNLKLENEPQEQSDKEVALDAEFLDVYKNCNGVIMMFDITKQWTYNYILRELPKVPHHVPVCVLGNHRDMGEHRIVLPDDIRNFIADLNRPLGSSYIHYAESSMKNGFGLKYLHRFFNIPFLQLQRETLLRQLETNQLDIDATLEELCVQQETEDQNYEIFLEVMDSRGKGYSSPGRANGQSPSSGSQSPVPPPSRDSTDSSSPGTPQPPIPAQAQQSPPTSSPTSSPPEPSSAAASPPPPADLQSPERPAPAPSPSSSSSSAPAPDAPVAAPPQKRGIISRLFGSSPAPEPPAAKPEPPAPVCPEKVQNVDDFVPDEGLDRSFLEESIPPKASVAPTPVAPVDSDSDGEGGNPMVAEFQDDLDLDDKEASLPPPIVSIPSKDLTLSSDEDESQPKVTVALDEDLEPELQNPLEDLSSLSLQGAESQSTAPEAMPALAALTTHAEQIKMDTQAPEPAILVPSSAAAPAQPANQSKRRVEKAACALGESSDSDGDAPVAKQMLSYVMDDPDFESEESDTQKVVKESFPVRNDLSDLSDDDLIPSKMLEPMKPTPLSFKTKNENDLFGLGFEEKVTKTKDSSDEQDVKEKKHSTKEKKKKKKKSKEEEEKSSKKKQKHKKKEKDEAGTGDEKDKKKKKSRPKKTGDLDDLESFLAGGEESAKRDEGDYEEL